A region of Ictidomys tridecemlineatus isolate mIctTri1 chromosome 4, mIctTri1.hap1, whole genome shotgun sequence DNA encodes the following proteins:
- the Rnf20 gene encoding E3 ubiquitin-protein ligase BRE1A isoform X1, producing the protein MSGIGNKRAAGEPGTSMPPEKKAAVEDSGTTVETIKLGGVSSTEELDIRTLQTKNRKLAEMLDQRQAIEDELREHIEKLERRQATDDASLLIVNRYWSQFDENIRIILKRYDLEQGLGDLLTERKALVVPEPEPDSDSNQERKDDRERGEGQEPAFSFLATLASSSSEEMESQLQERVESSRRAVSQIVTVYDKLQEKVELLSRKLNSGDNLIVDEAVQELNSFLVQENMRLQELTDLLQEKHCTMSQEFSKLQSKVETAESRVSVLESMIDDLQWDIDKIRKREQRLNRHLAEVLERVNSKGYKVYGAGSSLYGGTITINARKFEEMNAELEENKELAQNRHCELEKLRQDFEEVTTQNEKLKVELRSAVEEVVKETPEYRCMQSQFSVLYNESLQLKAHLDEARTLLHGTRGTHQRQVELIERDEVSLHKKLRTEVIQLEDTLAQVRKEYEMLRIEFEQTLAANEQAGPINREMRHLISSLQNHNHQLKGEVLRYKRKLREAQSDLNKTRLRSGSALLQSQSSTEDAKDEPAELKQDSEDLPTQSSALKTSQEDVNEIKSKRDEEERERERREKEREREREREKEKEREREKQKLKESEKERDSAKDKEKGKHDDGRKKEAEIIKQLKIELKKAQESQKEMKLLLDMYRSAPKEQRDKVQLMAAEKKSKAELEDLRQRLKDLEDKEKKENKKMADEDALRKIRAVEEQIEYLQKKLAMAKQEEEALLSEMDVTGQAFEDMQEQNIRLMQQLREKDDANFKLMSERIKSNQIHKLLKEEKEELADQVLTLKTQVDAQLQVVRKLEEKEHLLQSNIGTGEKELGLRTQALEMNKRKAMEAAQLADELKAQLELAQKKLHDFQDEIVENSVTKEKDMFNFKRAQEDISRLRRKLETTKKPDNVPKCDEILMEEIKDYKARLTCPCCNMRKKDAVLTKCFHVFCFECVKTRYDTRQRKCPKCNAAFGANDFHRIYIG; encoded by the exons GAGGAGTTAGACATTCGAACACTACAAACAAAAAATCGCAAGCTAGCAGAAATGCTCGATCAGCGTCAGGCCATCGAAGATGAACTTCGGGAGCACATTGAAAAACTAGAACGACGACAGGCCACTGATGATGCTTCACTGTTGATTGTCAACCGGTACTGGAGTCAG TTCGATGAAAACATCCGTATCATCCTTAAACGTTATGATCTGGAGCAGGGTTTAGGAGACCTGCTCACAGAAAGGAAAGCCCTTGTTGTGCCGGAACCAGAACCTGACTCTGATAGCAATCAGGAACGCAAAGATGACCGAGAGAGAG GGGAAGGGCAAGAGCCAGCTTTCTCTTTCCTTGCTACTTTGGCCAGCAGTTCCAGTGAAGAGATGGAATCTCAGCTGCAGGAGCGTGTGGAGTCCTCCCGGCGAGCTGTGTCCCAGATTGTGACTGTTTATGATAAATTGCAAGAAAAAGTGGAGCTCTTATCCCGGAAACTAAACAGTGGAG ATAATCTGATAGTAGATGAAGCAGTACAGGAACTGAATTCCTTCCTCGTGCAAGAGAATATGAGGCTACAGGAACTGACAGACCTCCTTCAGGAGAAGCATTGCACCATGTCTCAGGAG TTCTCTAAGTTACAGAGTAAAGTGGAGACAGCGGAGTCACGGGTATCTGTCCTGGAGTCTATGATTGATGATCTGCAGTGGGATATTGACAAAATTCGTAAGAGGGAACAGCGACTCAACCGACACTTGGCAGAAGTCCTAGAACGG GTGAATTCAAAAGGCTATAAGGTATATGGAGCAGGAAGCAGTCTCTATGGTGGCACAATCACTATCAATGCCCGGAAG TTTGAGGAAATGAATGCAGAGCTTGAAGAGAACAAAGAGTTGGCCCAGAACCGTCACTGTGAGCTGGAGAAACTTCGACAAGACTTTGAGGAGGTCACTACCCAAAATGAAAAGTTGAAG GTGGAATTGCGGAGTGCAGTGGAGGAGGTGGTTAAGGAAACTCCAGAATATCGTTGCATGCAGTCACAGTTCTCTGTTCTGTACAATGAGAGCCTACAGTTGAAAGCTCACTTGGATGAGGCTCGGACCCTGCTTCATGGCACCAGGGGAACCCACCAGCGACAGGTTGAACTCATTGAG CGAGATGAGGTTAGTCTTCATAAGAAGCTGAGAACTGAAGTGATCCAGCTAGAAGATACACTGGCTCAAGTCCGCAAGGAATATGAaatgctgaggatagaatttgAGCAGACCCTTGCTGCCAATGAACAAGCAG GCCCTATAAACCGGGAAATGCGCCACCTCATCAGTAGCCTCCAGAATCACAATCACCAGCTGAAAGGGGAGGTCCTAAGGTATAAACGGAAGTTGAGAGAAGCCCAGTCTGATCTGAACAAG ACACGTCTGCGCAGTGGCAGTGCCCTCCTGCAGTCTCAGTCTAGTACAGAGGATGCCAAGGATGAACCTGCAGAGTTAAAACAAGATTCTGAGGACTTACCCACCcagtcctcagcactgaaaaCCTCTCAGGAGGATGTCAATGAAATTAAATCCAAACGGGATGAGGAAGAGCGAGAAcgagaaaggagggagaaagaaagggagcgaGAAAGAGAacgagagaaggaaaaggagagagaacgAGAGAAGCAGAAACtgaaagaatcagaaaaagaaagagattctGCTAAGgataaggaaaaaggaaaacatgatgatggaaggaaaaaggaagcagaAATTATCAAACAATTGAAGATTGAACTCAA GAAGGCACAAGAGAGCCAAAAGGAGATGAAATTGTTGCTAGATATGTATCGCTCTGCCCCGAAGGAACAGAGAGACAAAGTTCAACTAATGGCAGCAGAGAAGAAGTCTAAGGCAGAG ttGGAAGATCTAAGGCAAAGACTCAAGGATCTAGAggataaggagaagaaagaaaacaagaaaatggcTGATGAGGATGCCTTGAGGAAGATTCGGGCAGTAGAAGAGCAGATTGAATACCTGCAGAAAAAACTGGCCATGGCCAAGCAG GAAGaagaagctctgctctctgagatGGATGTCACAGGCCAAGCCTTTGAAGACATGCAGGAACAAAATATCCGTTTGATGCAGCAGTTGCGAGAAAAGGATGATGCAAATTTTAAACTCATGTCAGAGCGTATCAAGTCTAATCAGATCCATAAATTActcaaagaagagaaggaggaactGGCAGACCAGGTTTTGACTCTGAAGACTCAG GTTGATGCCCAGTTACAGGTAGTAAGGAAACTGGAAGAGAAGGAGCACTTATTGCAAAGCAACATTGGCACAGGGGAGAAGGAGCTGGGTCTTAGGACCCAAGCCTTGGAGATGAATAAACGTAAG GCAATGGAGGCAGCCCAACTTGCAGATGAACTCAAAGCACAACTTGAGTTGGCGCAGAAGAAGCTCCATGATTTTCAGGATGAGATTGTGGAGAACAGTGTCACCAAAGAAAAGGACATGTTCAATTTCAAACGAGCCCAG GAGGACATCTCGAGACTTCGAAGGAAGCTGGAGACCACAAAGAAACCAGATAATGTGCCCAAGTGTGATGAGATTCTGATGGAGGAAATTAAGGATTATAAG GCTCGTCTGACCTGTCCATGCTGCAATATGCGCAAAAAGGATGCTGTACTTACCAAGTGTTTTCATGTTTTCTGCTTTGAGTGTGTAAAAACACGCTATGACACCCGCCAGCGCAAATGTCCCAAGTGTAATGCTGCTTTTGGTGCCAATGATTTTCATCGCATCTACATTGGTTGA
- the Rnf20 gene encoding E3 ubiquitin-protein ligase BRE1A isoform X2: MLDQRQAIEDELREHIEKLERRQATDDASLLIVNRYWSQFDENIRIILKRYDLEQGLGDLLTERKALVVPEPEPDSDSNQERKDDRERGEGQEPAFSFLATLASSSSEEMESQLQERVESSRRAVSQIVTVYDKLQEKVELLSRKLNSGDNLIVDEAVQELNSFLVQENMRLQELTDLLQEKHCTMSQEFSKLQSKVETAESRVSVLESMIDDLQWDIDKIRKREQRLNRHLAEVLERVNSKGYKVYGAGSSLYGGTITINARKFEEMNAELEENKELAQNRHCELEKLRQDFEEVTTQNEKLKVELRSAVEEVVKETPEYRCMQSQFSVLYNESLQLKAHLDEARTLLHGTRGTHQRQVELIERDEVSLHKKLRTEVIQLEDTLAQVRKEYEMLRIEFEQTLAANEQAGPINREMRHLISSLQNHNHQLKGEVLRYKRKLREAQSDLNKTRLRSGSALLQSQSSTEDAKDEPAELKQDSEDLPTQSSALKTSQEDVNEIKSKRDEEERERERREKEREREREREKEKEREREKQKLKESEKERDSAKDKEKGKHDDGRKKEAEIIKQLKIELKKAQESQKEMKLLLDMYRSAPKEQRDKVQLMAAEKKSKAELEDLRQRLKDLEDKEKKENKKMADEDALRKIRAVEEQIEYLQKKLAMAKQEEEALLSEMDVTGQAFEDMQEQNIRLMQQLREKDDANFKLMSERIKSNQIHKLLKEEKEELADQVLTLKTQVDAQLQVVRKLEEKEHLLQSNIGTGEKELGLRTQALEMNKRKAMEAAQLADELKAQLELAQKKLHDFQDEIVENSVTKEKDMFNFKRAQEDISRLRRKLETTKKPDNVPKCDEILMEEIKDYKARLTCPCCNMRKKDAVLTKCFHVFCFECVKTRYDTRQRKCPKCNAAFGANDFHRIYIG; this comes from the exons ATGCTCGATCAGCGTCAGGCCATCGAAGATGAACTTCGGGAGCACATTGAAAAACTAGAACGACGACAGGCCACTGATGATGCTTCACTGTTGATTGTCAACCGGTACTGGAGTCAG TTCGATGAAAACATCCGTATCATCCTTAAACGTTATGATCTGGAGCAGGGTTTAGGAGACCTGCTCACAGAAAGGAAAGCCCTTGTTGTGCCGGAACCAGAACCTGACTCTGATAGCAATCAGGAACGCAAAGATGACCGAGAGAGAG GGGAAGGGCAAGAGCCAGCTTTCTCTTTCCTTGCTACTTTGGCCAGCAGTTCCAGTGAAGAGATGGAATCTCAGCTGCAGGAGCGTGTGGAGTCCTCCCGGCGAGCTGTGTCCCAGATTGTGACTGTTTATGATAAATTGCAAGAAAAAGTGGAGCTCTTATCCCGGAAACTAAACAGTGGAG ATAATCTGATAGTAGATGAAGCAGTACAGGAACTGAATTCCTTCCTCGTGCAAGAGAATATGAGGCTACAGGAACTGACAGACCTCCTTCAGGAGAAGCATTGCACCATGTCTCAGGAG TTCTCTAAGTTACAGAGTAAAGTGGAGACAGCGGAGTCACGGGTATCTGTCCTGGAGTCTATGATTGATGATCTGCAGTGGGATATTGACAAAATTCGTAAGAGGGAACAGCGACTCAACCGACACTTGGCAGAAGTCCTAGAACGG GTGAATTCAAAAGGCTATAAGGTATATGGAGCAGGAAGCAGTCTCTATGGTGGCACAATCACTATCAATGCCCGGAAG TTTGAGGAAATGAATGCAGAGCTTGAAGAGAACAAAGAGTTGGCCCAGAACCGTCACTGTGAGCTGGAGAAACTTCGACAAGACTTTGAGGAGGTCACTACCCAAAATGAAAAGTTGAAG GTGGAATTGCGGAGTGCAGTGGAGGAGGTGGTTAAGGAAACTCCAGAATATCGTTGCATGCAGTCACAGTTCTCTGTTCTGTACAATGAGAGCCTACAGTTGAAAGCTCACTTGGATGAGGCTCGGACCCTGCTTCATGGCACCAGGGGAACCCACCAGCGACAGGTTGAACTCATTGAG CGAGATGAGGTTAGTCTTCATAAGAAGCTGAGAACTGAAGTGATCCAGCTAGAAGATACACTGGCTCAAGTCCGCAAGGAATATGAaatgctgaggatagaatttgAGCAGACCCTTGCTGCCAATGAACAAGCAG GCCCTATAAACCGGGAAATGCGCCACCTCATCAGTAGCCTCCAGAATCACAATCACCAGCTGAAAGGGGAGGTCCTAAGGTATAAACGGAAGTTGAGAGAAGCCCAGTCTGATCTGAACAAG ACACGTCTGCGCAGTGGCAGTGCCCTCCTGCAGTCTCAGTCTAGTACAGAGGATGCCAAGGATGAACCTGCAGAGTTAAAACAAGATTCTGAGGACTTACCCACCcagtcctcagcactgaaaaCCTCTCAGGAGGATGTCAATGAAATTAAATCCAAACGGGATGAGGAAGAGCGAGAAcgagaaaggagggagaaagaaagggagcgaGAAAGAGAacgagagaaggaaaaggagagagaacgAGAGAAGCAGAAACtgaaagaatcagaaaaagaaagagattctGCTAAGgataaggaaaaaggaaaacatgatgatggaaggaaaaaggaagcagaAATTATCAAACAATTGAAGATTGAACTCAA GAAGGCACAAGAGAGCCAAAAGGAGATGAAATTGTTGCTAGATATGTATCGCTCTGCCCCGAAGGAACAGAGAGACAAAGTTCAACTAATGGCAGCAGAGAAGAAGTCTAAGGCAGAG ttGGAAGATCTAAGGCAAAGACTCAAGGATCTAGAggataaggagaagaaagaaaacaagaaaatggcTGATGAGGATGCCTTGAGGAAGATTCGGGCAGTAGAAGAGCAGATTGAATACCTGCAGAAAAAACTGGCCATGGCCAAGCAG GAAGaagaagctctgctctctgagatGGATGTCACAGGCCAAGCCTTTGAAGACATGCAGGAACAAAATATCCGTTTGATGCAGCAGTTGCGAGAAAAGGATGATGCAAATTTTAAACTCATGTCAGAGCGTATCAAGTCTAATCAGATCCATAAATTActcaaagaagagaaggaggaactGGCAGACCAGGTTTTGACTCTGAAGACTCAG GTTGATGCCCAGTTACAGGTAGTAAGGAAACTGGAAGAGAAGGAGCACTTATTGCAAAGCAACATTGGCACAGGGGAGAAGGAGCTGGGTCTTAGGACCCAAGCCTTGGAGATGAATAAACGTAAG GCAATGGAGGCAGCCCAACTTGCAGATGAACTCAAAGCACAACTTGAGTTGGCGCAGAAGAAGCTCCATGATTTTCAGGATGAGATTGTGGAGAACAGTGTCACCAAAGAAAAGGACATGTTCAATTTCAAACGAGCCCAG GAGGACATCTCGAGACTTCGAAGGAAGCTGGAGACCACAAAGAAACCAGATAATGTGCCCAAGTGTGATGAGATTCTGATGGAGGAAATTAAGGATTATAAG GCTCGTCTGACCTGTCCATGCTGCAATATGCGCAAAAAGGATGCTGTACTTACCAAGTGTTTTCATGTTTTCTGCTTTGAGTGTGTAAAAACACGCTATGACACCCGCCAGCGCAAATGTCCCAAGTGTAATGCTGCTTTTGGTGCCAATGATTTTCATCGCATCTACATTGGTTGA